The proteins below come from a single Perca flavescens isolate YP-PL-M2 chromosome 8, PFLA_1.0, whole genome shotgun sequence genomic window:
- the ckmt1 gene encoding creatine kinase U-type, mitochondrial translates to MASSFSRILSSKRKIQILSLVGGSVTAGFLLHRDHVSAGGVPVRRSYPASAEYPDLRKHNNCMASHLTPAIYAKLCDKATPNGYTLDQAIQTGVDNPGHPFIKTVGMVAGDEESYEVFADLLNPVIKERHNGYDPCTMKHPTDLDSSKIHSGNFDAKYVLSSRVRTGRSIRGLSLPPACTRAERREVERVVVEALAGLKDDLAGKYFSLTQMTDEEQQQLIDDHFLFDKPVSPLLTCAGMARDWPDARGIWHNNDKTFLIWINEEDHTRVISMEKGGNMKRVFERFCKGLKEVERLIQERGWEFMWSEKLGYILTCPSNLGTGLRAGVHVKLPRLSKDPRLNTILNNLRLQKRGTGGVDTAAVGGVFDISNLDRLGLSEVQLVQTVIDGVNYLIECEKKLEKGQDIKVPPPLKYFK, encoded by the exons atggcaaGCAGCTTCTCAAGAATCCTGTCCTCCAAACGAAAAATCCAGATCCTGTCGTTGGTGGGGGGCTCTGTAACGGCTGGGTTTCTACTGCACCGGGATCATGTCAGCGCTGGAGGAGTGCCTGTACGCAGGAGCTACCCCGCCAG TGCGGAGTACCCTGACTTGCGCAAACACAACAACTGCATGGCCAGTCACCTGACACCTGCCATCTATGCCAAGCTGTGTGATAAGGCCACTCCCAACGGGTACACACTGGACCAGGCCATTCAGACAGGTGTGGACAACCCTGGGCACCCGTTCATCAAGACTGTTGGTATGGTGGCAGGAGACGAGGAGTCTTACGAG GTATTTGCAGACCTGCTGAACCCTGTCATCAAAGAAAGGCACAATGGCTACGACCCCTGCACCATGAAGCACCCCACCGACCTGGATTCCAGCAAG ATCCATTCGGGCAACTTTGACGCAAAGTATGTGCTGTCGTCCAGGGTGAGAACGGGTCGCAGTATCCGGGGGCTGAGCCTGCCTCCCGCCTGCACCCGGGCAGAGCGCAGAGAGGTGGAGAGGGTGGTGGTGGAAGCCCTCGCCGGCCTGAAGGATGACCTGGCCGGGAAGTACTTCAGTCTCACCCAGATGACAGACGAGGAGCAGCAACAGCTCATTGAT GACCACTTCCTGTTTGACAAGCCTGTGTCACCCCTCCTGACATGTGCAGGCATGGCCCGTGATTGGCCAGATGCCCGTGGTATATG GCACAACAACGACAAAACATTCCTGATTTGGATCAATGAGGAGGATCACACCAGGGTCATCTCCATGGAGAAGGGAGGCAACATGAAGAGAGTCTTTGAGAGGTTCTGCAAAGGCCTCAAGGAG GTGGAGCGTCTGATCCAGGAGAGAGGCTGGGAGTTCATGTGGAGCGAGAAGCTCGGTTACATCCTCACCTGCCCCTCCAACCTGGGCACAGGCCTCAGGGCCGGGGTCCACGTCAAACTGCCCCGGCTGAGCAAG GATCCCCGCCTCAATACGATCCTGAACAACCTGCGTCTGCAGAAGCGTGGGACCGGTGGTGTGGACACCGCCGCTGTGGGCGGAGTGTTCGACATCTCCAACCTGGACCGCCTGGGACTGTCTGAG GTCCAGCTGGTGCAGACAGTGATTGATGGCGTCAACTACCTAATCGAGTGTGAGAAGAAACTGGAGAAAGGCCAGGACATCAAGGTGCCACCACCCCTTAAGTATTTCAAGTAG